The DNA window ACGACACGCGCTCGCGCGTGCGATCGACGAGCAGCGGAAAGCCGAGTGGCGTCACGCGCTTGGGCGTCGCGATCACGACGTCGGCGCGCGACAAGCGCTCGAGCGTACGGCCGAGGCGCGAGGACTCGAGCTGGCGCTCGAGCACCTCACGGTGAGCCTGTGAAAGCAGAAGGTTGCCGGGGTCATAACGTTGAAACACGTCGAAGAAAAGGCTCGATGAGGCCTGCAACTGACGCGCGGTCTTGCCGGCGCGCGGCAGTCCAGGGAAGACGAGTCCCGCGACACGCGCAATCTCGCGGAACTGGCGCCGCGCCATCTCGGTCGCGTTGAGAGACGCCGGCACGTCCTCGAGCAGCGACTCGGGCGTGAGCAGGTTGCCCGCGAGCGCTGCCTCGAGCGGCGGCGCATCGACGGAGAGCAGCTCGAAGCCATAGTCGTTCGCGGACATCGTAAAGGTAATCGGCGCGAGACGCGCCAGCCGAAGGGCCATGAGCGCCGCGAGACCCTCGTGTACCAGCCTTCCCTCGAACGGATACCAGAATAAATGGTGGCCTTCGCGCGTCTTGACGTGTTCTATCAATAACTCGTTAGGCTTCGGGATGCGGGACCACCGCTTCTGCACCTCGAACAGCGGGCGGAGCGCGGTCATCTCCGGACCGCGTAACTCGTCGCGCGATGCCTCGCCGAAGCGCTCCCGCAGCATCGCCGCGAGCGAATCCGACATCGGCAAACGGCTCCCCTGCCAACGCGGGATTGCGCCTTTGACGCTTGGTGCGCGACGAACCCACGCCTTCATGTCGCGTACGCGCACGAACTCGAGCGGAGTTCCCGCAAAGACAAATCTGTCTCCCGGTCTGAGCCGCGCGATAAACGATTCCTCGACCGAGCCCAGTGACGCGCCACGGAGATACTGCACGTTGATGTGTCCGTCGGCAACGATGGTGCCGATCGACTGACGATGACGGCGCGCGAGAAAGCTGCTCTCGACCAGCCAGCGGCCGTCGCGCACGGCGACGCGCGCATACTCCGGATACGCGTGCAGCGCATCTCCACCGCTCGAGACGAAATCGAGCACCCAGCGCCACTCGTCGTCCTCGAGCGCGGCGTACGCGTGCGTGCCCTTCACTTCGGCTTTCAGCTCGTCCGGAACGAAGCCGCCGCCTAACGCGACGGTCACGACGTGCTGCGCCAGCACGTCGAGGGGCCGCGCGACGGGAAGCCGCGCCTCGATCGCACCGGCGGCAATTCCGTCGCGCGCAGCGGCGACCTCGACCAGCTCGAGCGCGTTCGTCGGCACGCAGGTAACGCGGCTCGTCGCCCCCGGCCGATGTCCGCTGCGACCCGCGCGCTGCAACAGCCGCGCAATCCCCTTGGGACTCCCGATCTGCAACACGCGATCGACGGGCGAAAAGTCCACGCCGAGGTCGAGGCTCGATGTCGCGACGACGCAGCGCAGCCGTCCAGTGCGCAGCCCCTCTTCGACCCACTCCCGTCGCTTGCGATCGAGTGAGCCGTGATGGAGCGCGATCGTGCCCGCCCAGTCAGGCCGCGCGGCGAGGATCGCCTGGTACCAGATCTCCGTCTGCGAACGCGTATTCGTGAAAACGATCGCACTCGTACCCTCCTCGATCGCCTCGACGACCTGCGGCAGCATTTGTGTGCCGAGGTGGCCTGCCCAGGGAAATCGATCGACGCGCGGGGGAATCAGTGCGTCGACGACGATCTCCTTGGGCTCGACGCCGCGAATGATGCGTCCCACGTTAGGTGGTTGGACGCCTAACAATGCACGAAGCGCGACGTCGAGGTTACCGATCGTCGCCGAGAGCCCCCACGTGCGCGCGCTCGGGCGCAGCGCACGCAACCGTGCAAGGGCGAGCTCTACCTGCACGCCGCGCTTGGTGCCCATCAATTCATGCCATTCGTCGACGACGATGAGTCGCAGCTCGGCGAAAATCTCAGCGACGTCGTCTCGTGTGAGAAAAAGCGTCAGGCTCTCGGGTGTTGTAACGAGGGCTTCGGGGAGCTTGCGTTGCTGGCGCGCGCGCTGGGCGGGGGACGTGTCACCGGTGCGCGTTTCGACTCGCCACGGAATGCCTAACGCCTCGAGTGGCTCGCGGAGCGACTGGGCGGTGTCGGCGGCGAGAGCGCGGAGGGGCGTAATCCATACGACGCGGAGGGCGTGGCGGGCGGACCGCAGAGGGGAAAGCTCCTCGAGCAGAGGGCCCATCCACGCAGCGAGTGTCTTCCCGGTGCCAGTCGCAGCGTGCACGAGTCCACTCTCGCCCGCGAGATAGGCGTCCCAAACCTCGCGCTGGAATTGGAAAGGCGTCCAACCACGCGCAGCGAACCATGCGTCGACG is part of the Gemmatimonadaceae bacterium genome and encodes:
- a CDS encoding ligase-associated DNA damage response DEXH box helicase gives rise to the protein MTKNVDAWFAARGWTPFQFQREVWDAYLAGESGLVHAATGTGKTLAAWMGPLLEELSPLRSARHALRVVWITPLRALAADTAQSLREPLEALGIPWRVETRTGDTSPAQRARQQRKLPEALVTTPESLTLFLTRDDVAEIFAELRLIVVDEWHELMGTKRGVQVELALARLRALRPSARTWGLSATIGNLDVALRALLGVQPPNVGRIIRGVEPKEIVVDALIPPRVDRFPWAGHLGTQMLPQVVEAIEEGTSAIVFTNTRSQTEIWYQAILAARPDWAGTIALHHGSLDRKRREWVEEGLRTGRLRCVVATSSLDLGVDFSPVDRVLQIGSPKGIARLLQRAGRSGHRPGATSRVTCVPTNALELVEVAAARDGIAAGAIEARLPVARPLDVLAQHVVTVALGGGFVPDELKAEVKGTHAYAALEDDEWRWVLDFVSSGGDALHAYPEYARVAVRDGRWLVESSFLARRHRQSIGTIVADGHINVQYLRGASLGSVEESFIARLRPGDRFVFAGTPLEFVRVRDMKAWVRRAPSVKGAIPRWQGSRLPMSDSLAAMLRERFGEASRDELRGPEMTALRPLFEVQKRWSRIPKPNELLIEHVKTREGHHLFWYPFEGRLVHEGLAALMALRLARLAPITFTMSANDYGFELLSVDAPPLEAALAGNLLTPESLLEDVPASLNATEMARRQFREIARVAGLVFPGLPRAGKTARQLQASSSLFFDVFQRYDPGNLLLSQAHREVLERQLESSRLGRTLERLSRADVVIATPKRVTPLGFPLLVDRTRERVSSETLADRIKRMQVALEKAAG